A genomic segment from Saprospiraceae bacterium encodes:
- a CDS encoding carbamoyltransferase has product MKILGISAFYHDAAAAIIEDGNIIAAAQEERFTREKHDASFPINAIKYCLDYTGCNIDDLAAIVFYDKPLLKFERLLETFYSYAPQGWARFIQAIPIWSKEKLFLKKIIREALKALAPSPSKGIPNILFSEHHLAHAASAFYPSPFKEAVILTIDGVGEWATASICRGNDKKIQILKELRFPHSVGLFYSAFTYFLGFRVNSGEYKLMGLAPYGNPTGKQTQAFVELIKSHLVDIKPDGSIYLNQQYFTYSTKDRMLDDQQWEKLFGFPKRAAADQFEQHHANLAIAIQMVTEEIVLKMAKEAKELTGVNALCLAGGVALNCVANGKLLAEGLFEHLYIQPAAGDAGGAIGAALSAYHMHFDQKRIISKPDGMSGAYLGPEYSYLEIEKLARKYDAPFHRYDDFDALAKVTATLLNQGQVIGWFQGRMEFGPRALGNRSILGDPRSPEMQRHMNLKIKFRESFRPFAPSVLAEDADQYFDLSIPSPYMLLVRQIQDQLKKTVPADYNEYPVHDKLYVERSNIPAVTHVDFTARIQTVHKETNPRFHALLSHFKVQTGLGMLINTSFNVRGEPIVCSPDDAYQCFLRTDMDTLVLGDYLFKKDEQHNMTALEAVLEKGFALD; this is encoded by the coding sequence ATGAAAATACTTGGCATATCTGCTTTTTATCACGACGCAGCTGCAGCTATAATTGAAGATGGAAACATCATCGCTGCGGCGCAAGAAGAACGATTTACAAGAGAGAAGCACGACGCCTCCTTTCCTATTAATGCCATCAAATATTGTTTGGATTATACCGGATGCAACATAGATGACTTAGCCGCCATCGTCTTTTATGATAAACCCTTATTGAAATTTGAAAGGCTTCTAGAGACCTTTTATAGCTATGCGCCACAGGGATGGGCGCGGTTTATTCAAGCTATTCCTATTTGGAGTAAAGAAAAACTATTCCTTAAAAAGATTATTCGGGAGGCATTGAAAGCATTAGCACCATCCCCTTCAAAGGGAATCCCTAACATATTATTTTCGGAACACCATTTAGCACATGCAGCAAGTGCTTTTTATCCTTCTCCATTTAAAGAAGCAGTCATTCTGACCATAGATGGCGTTGGCGAATGGGCAACAGCCTCTATTTGTCGAGGGAATGACAAAAAAATCCAAATTCTCAAAGAATTAAGATTCCCGCATTCAGTCGGGCTATTCTATTCAGCCTTTACTTACTTTTTGGGTTTTCGAGTTAATTCGGGTGAATATAAATTAATGGGTTTGGCGCCGTATGGTAACCCAACTGGAAAGCAAACACAAGCATTCGTTGAGCTGATAAAGTCGCATTTAGTAGATATAAAGCCCGATGGCTCTATTTATTTAAATCAACAATACTTTACCTATAGCACAAAAGATCGAATGCTGGATGACCAGCAATGGGAGAAATTATTCGGATTTCCCAAAAGAGCAGCAGCAGACCAATTTGAACAGCACCATGCCAATCTGGCTATTGCCATTCAAATGGTTACCGAAGAGATCGTCCTAAAAATGGCCAAAGAGGCTAAAGAACTAACAGGCGTCAATGCCCTCTGTTTGGCTGGAGGAGTGGCTTTAAATTGTGTAGCTAATGGAAAACTGTTGGCGGAAGGTTTATTTGAACATTTATATATTCAACCTGCGGCAGGTGACGCAGGTGGAGCAATTGGAGCAGCTTTGAGTGCCTATCATATGCATTTCGACCAGAAAAGAATTATTAGTAAGCCAGATGGAATGAGTGGTGCCTATCTAGGGCCGGAATATTCTTATTTAGAGATCGAGAAACTAGCAAGAAAATATGATGCACCTTTTCATCGATATGATGATTTTGATGCCCTAGCAAAGGTTACAGCTACATTGCTAAACCAAGGCCAGGTGATCGGTTGGTTTCAAGGAAGAATGGAGTTTGGCCCACGTGCCTTAGGGAACCGGAGTATTTTGGGTGATCCTAGGAGCCCTGAAATGCAAAGGCATATGAATTTGAAAATTAAATTTAGGGAGAGCTTTCGGCCCTTTGCACCGTCGGTCTTAGCTGAAGACGCTGATCAGTATTTTGATTTAAGCATACCTTCCCCTTATATGCTGTTGGTTCGACAAATACAAGATCAGCTCAAAAAAACGGTCCCTGCGGATTATAATGAATATCCTGTCCACGATAAACTATATGTAGAACGATCCAATATCCCCGCCGTTACCCATGTTGACTTTACCGCTAGAATCCAAACCGTCCATAAAGAAACCAATCCGCGGTTTCATGCATTGTTATCCCATTTTAAAGTACAAACTGGACTAGGTATGTTGATCAATACAAGTTTTAATGTCAGAGGAGAGCCAATTGTTTGTAGCCCTGATGATGCCTATCAATGTTTTCTAAGAACGGATATGGACACCTTAGTACTAGGCGATTATTTATTTAAAAAGGATGAGCAGCACAATATGACTGCATTGGAAGCAGTATTAGAAAAGGGATTTGCATTAGATTAA
- a CDS encoding SxtJ family membrane protein, with amino-acid sequence MKIEKQHSPYETIAALVTLSIVIYLIFDLKNILYIGLSLGLMTLFIRPLAIFVHKGWSYLAKWLNYITSRVLLSIVFFLVLTPIAIIYRLMGKDSLKKKEIGQESYFTERNHQFTAEDFKKTW; translated from the coding sequence ATGAAAATAGAAAAACAGCATTCTCCTTACGAAACGATAGCTGCCTTGGTTACCTTAAGTATTGTCATTTACCTGATTTTTGATTTGAAAAATATACTTTATATAGGCCTTTCTTTGGGTTTAATGACTTTATTCATCAGGCCTTTGGCCATTTTTGTTCATAAGGGGTGGAGCTATTTAGCCAAATGGCTGAATTACATTACTTCTCGCGTCTTATTGAGCATTGTTTTCTTTTTGGTGTTAACGCCCATTGCCATTATTTATCGATTGATGGGAAAGGATAGTTTAAAAAAGAAGGAGATTGGTCAGGAAAGCTATTTTACAGAAAGAAACCATCAATTTACAGCAGAAGATTTCAAAAAGACCTGGTAG
- the ssb gene encoding single-stranded DNA-binding protein codes for MNDLSNSVQLIGDLGRNVDFKKLENGNSLARVSISTKEVFKNSKGEKMVEQQWHNLVGWGKVAEIMEVLLEKGKKVAVKGKLRHRTYEDKEGKTRYQSEVVVSEFMLL; via the coding sequence ATGAATGATTTATCAAATTCTGTTCAACTTATCGGAGATTTGGGTCGTAATGTCGACTTTAAAAAACTAGAAAATGGCAACTCGCTCGCCAGGGTTTCTATTAGTACTAAAGAGGTTTTTAAAAACAGTAAAGGTGAAAAAATGGTAGAACAGCAATGGCACAACCTCGTTGGTTGGGGAAAAGTGGCGGAAATTATGGAGGTACTACTGGAAAAAGGGAAAAAAGTGGCAGTGAAGGGAAAACTGCGTCACCGTACCTATGAAGATAAAGAAGGTAAAACACGATATCAATCAGAAGTGGTGGTGAGTGAATTTATGTTGCTCTGA
- the ssb gene encoding single-stranded DNA-binding protein: MNIRNSILLIGHLGSDPDVKKLQNGKTVAKLSLATSEVYKNKNGDKVQQTQWHQCVAWGRTAEVMENFLKKGKSIAISGKLTYNNYKDRDGIMRYSSQIVVNNFVLLK; this comes from the coding sequence ATGAATATTCGCAATAGTATTTTATTAATTGGTCATTTAGGAAGCGATCCGGACGTAAAAAAATTGCAAAATGGCAAAACTGTTGCTAAATTGTCGCTCGCTACGTCAGAAGTGTATAAAAACAAAAATGGCGACAAGGTACAACAGACGCAATGGCATCAATGTGTAGCCTGGGGACGGACGGCGGAGGTGATGGAAAATTTCCTGAAAAAAGGGAAAAGTATTGCTATAAGTGGTAAATTGACTTATAATAATTATAAAGACCGCGACGGTATAATGCGGTACAGTTCTCAGATTGTGGTTAATAATTTTGTGTTGCTTAAGTAA
- a CDS encoding Rpn family recombination-promoting nuclease/putative transposase: MSNLRLSHDIFFKKAFSDIDVAKDFLRNFLPEKVLSILQLKELILTNQSFVSPSLKPYYSDLVYLCKTKEEQPIEVALLFEHKSNVPKYPHIQLLRYQLEFWDSQIRQKKDITPMIPIVVYHGKRKWEQRSFYTYFKAVDPILYAYIPNFEFLLTAINEMQDGEIRALEADWLNNILLLMKYIQDFPQHHFTNIFLNIEPKVEDPAKKNLLMSMIVYFLQNAEISRKQFNELTMTLSGETKKIIMSTYDQLIQEGVIQGIAQGKEYGIAQGIEQGIAQGIEQGIEQGIEQKNKLVIQKGLDAGLSIELLCELTDLSTEEVESMFGGHPLG, encoded by the coding sequence ATGTCCAATTTACGTCTCTCTCACGATATTTTTTTTAAAAAGGCCTTTTCAGATATTGATGTGGCCAAGGATTTTCTGAGGAATTTTCTCCCGGAAAAAGTTTTATCGATTTTACAATTAAAGGAATTGATCCTTACTAATCAATCTTTCGTTTCACCAAGCCTAAAGCCTTATTATTCTGATTTGGTTTATTTATGCAAAACCAAGGAGGAACAACCTATAGAAGTAGCCTTATTATTTGAACATAAAAGCAATGTACCCAAATATCCTCATATTCAGTTGTTGCGTTACCAATTGGAGTTTTGGGATAGCCAGATTAGACAAAAGAAAGATATAACCCCTATGATTCCTATTGTAGTTTACCACGGCAAACGGAAATGGGAACAACGATCATTTTACACTTATTTTAAGGCTGTCGATCCAATCTTGTATGCATATATTCCCAATTTCGAGTTCCTTCTTACGGCGATTAACGAGATGCAAGACGGCGAAATTCGAGCACTTGAAGCAGATTGGTTAAATAATATTTTACTGTTGATGAAATATATCCAAGATTTTCCTCAGCATCACTTTACAAATATTTTCCTTAACATAGAGCCAAAGGTTGAAGACCCTGCCAAAAAAAACTTATTAATGTCAATGATTGTTTATTTCCTACAAAATGCCGAAATTAGTAGGAAGCAATTTAATGAATTAACTATGACACTATCTGGAGAAACCAAAAAAATAATTATGAGTACTTATGATCAATTAATTCAAGAAGGTGTTATCCAAGGAATAGCGCAGGGAAAAGAATACGGTATTGCACAAGGGATAGAGCAAGGTATTGCACAAGGAATAGAGCAAGGAATAGAGCAAGGGATAGAGCAAAAGAATAAGCTGGTTATCCAAAAAGGCTTAGATGCTGGACTTTCGATTGAGTTATTATGCGAACTAACGGACCTTTCTACTGAAGAGGTTGAGAGCATGTTTGGAGGTCACCCTTTGGGCTAA
- a CDS encoding DUF5989 family protein — MEFLNDLWQYLKERKKWWLLPLILAVLLIGGLILFAESSAIGSFIYTLF, encoded by the coding sequence ATGGAGTTTTTAAATGATTTATGGCAATACCTTAAGGAAAGGAAAAAATGGTGGTTACTTCCTTTAATCCTGGCTGTATTACTCATTGGAGGATTGATTCTTTTCGCTGAAAGCTCCGCGATTGGGTCCTTCATTTATACCTTATTCTAA
- a CDS encoding SGNH/GDSL hydrolase family protein, whose product MKKKYSNKVKVTAIFLITVLFLAVILIIGETLCRFNKEYGRGGFAFDRTLIWRLNKNFTGQKPYAQGMIPGKEPFVLSLNNRGFRGGEFKKEKEKGIKRIMVLGDSYTAGLDYPDDEIFTGAFEQKLNAQRNDHYEVMNISCPAWGTDQQYLYWFTEGIKYEPDYLIIMIASNDMRELYNKKVVSLSPEGNIDIKKADLPTKEKWGWYFANRSSLFQYFQKKVWKTNYGDFFKVFHYYPVNYGIKDTTDWDAPNYLKEPFPEIEATYQLFEKLLEEIKESCEKNGTKLLLGKIPAKVEFDGTYETAEHDPTIISNMTKLIAERQGIPYLDLNEMLAKKEDPLNVFMSWEYHFNKEGHDFAAEHLFDFFNQLDF is encoded by the coding sequence ATGAAGAAAAAATATAGTAATAAAGTTAAGGTTACCGCAATTTTCCTAATTACCGTACTGTTTTTGGCTGTAATCCTAATTATAGGGGAAACCCTCTGCCGCTTTAATAAGGAATACGGAAGGGGAGGTTTTGCATTTGATCGGACCCTCATTTGGCGATTGAATAAAAATTTCACGGGACAAAAACCTTATGCCCAGGGAATGATCCCAGGTAAGGAACCTTTTGTCTTGAGCTTAAATAATAGGGGGTTTAGAGGAGGAGAGTTTAAAAAGGAGAAAGAAAAGGGGATAAAGCGGATTATGGTATTGGGCGATTCCTATACAGCAGGCTTGGATTATCCAGATGATGAAATATTCACAGGTGCGTTTGAGCAGAAGCTTAATGCACAGAGAAATGATCACTATGAAGTAATGAATATAAGTTGTCCGGCCTGGGGAACGGATCAGCAATACCTATATTGGTTTACAGAAGGTATAAAATACGAACCAGATTACCTGATCATCATGATTGCCTCCAATGATATGCGGGAGTTGTATAACAAAAAGGTGGTAAGTCTTAGCCCGGAAGGCAATATTGACATAAAAAAAGCAGATTTGCCCACTAAAGAGAAATGGGGTTGGTATTTCGCTAACCGTTCATCTTTATTTCAGTATTTCCAAAAGAAAGTATGGAAGACCAATTATGGAGATTTCTTTAAGGTCTTCCACTACTATCCCGTAAATTATGGTATAAAAGATACCACAGATTGGGATGCTCCCAATTATCTCAAAGAACCATTTCCTGAAATTGAAGCAACTTATCAACTTTTTGAAAAATTGCTGGAAGAAATAAAAGAAAGCTGTGAAAAAAATGGAACTAAGCTTTTATTGGGAAAAATCCCGGCCAAGGTAGAATTTGATGGAACATATGAAACGGCAGAACATGATCCGACTATCATTTCTAACATGACTAAATTGATTGCGGAAAGGCAAGGAATTCCATATTTAGACTTAAATGAAATGTTGGCAAAGAAAGAAGACCCATTAAATGTTTTCATGAGTTGGGAATATCACTTTAATAAAGAGGGTCACGATTTTGCGGCGGAACATTTATTTGACTTTTTTAATCAGCTGGACTTTTGA